From the Anguilla rostrata isolate EN2019 chromosome 5, ASM1855537v3, whole genome shotgun sequence genome, the window tcttttgcaagtCAAATGAAACGTTAGATCGGTGTAGCTAGCTGTCCATCTTCCGAGttggagcgagcgagcgggcgggcgggcgggtgtgCGGGGTGAAGACGCCTCCTCTCTGCACCCTCCGCTGCGCTCAGTCTGTTTCTCATTACCCGCATCGCGTATCCAGGGAGCGCTTAGCATGGGGCACCacctggctcctcccacacactcCTGAATGGCTGAGGGAGCGAGCAGTGGCCCGGAACTTTCTTTTGTCCTTCCcttccctgtcctgtcctggccTGACCCGGTCTCATTTCTCACGGCCTGGCGTAGAAACcgaggaccaaaaaaaaaaaacattagcacGACCTCATCGTTAGCACGATTCGGAAAGCGCACCTGCTTGTCTTCCCACTCCACAGTTTATGATGTCATTGCCCTAGAGTTGCGATTGGGTATTCCAAATCGAGGATTTAAAAATGGGTCACAAATGGGGCTGTCTCGTGGcatagcctgtagagcactatCCACGTGCTCATTGCAAGCCGCGATGCTCATGGTTCGAGTCCAACCGCGCGAcatttgtcgcacgtctctccctgtctcttcccctgttcttcctgtctctctacactgttctgtctaataaaaaacccaaaaaataaaataaaatttaaaaaaaatgggtcACTAATGTAAGCAGAATCTGAACAAGCACACGGTGCTCCAGAAGCTTCCACGGAAGCTTGCCCCCTGAATTTCCCTCTGGTTGAGCCCTGTTATACTTTCCATCTTAAGACGGTCCCTCGGTAACGATGGGGCACTCTCGCCCGTGTGCCCGCAGGAAGCTCCGGGGGGATCTGCGAGAAGAGCAAGCTGTACTCGGACGGGAAGAAGAAGTCCCTCAACACCGGCATCATCACCGTGCAGAACTACGCCTCCCACGTGCCCCCCAAAGTCTCCCACATCACCTTCGCCCACGAGGTCGGCCACAACTTCGGCTCTCCGGTGAGTGCTGGGGTCTGGTGCGCCCGCGCTTCGGACGCACGCAGAGGATCCTGGGAATTGGTGCTGATGACTCGGGGAAAACCCGCGGCTCCGTTGTGGGGGAATGCGTATCTCCGATCGTTTGATATTTGAATGTTCTGTGAGTCCCACGATAGAGAGCATTTGAACACTCAAACCCTGGTTTTCCCTTAAGTGGAATTTGAAGCTCCTGTTCTTGTTGCGTAAACAGCGACTGCACAGAGATTTGTATACTCTTAAGCTTTCAGACAAAGACACGAATGATGTCAGTAAATTACGTGAAGGAGGGTCCCTGGCTCTGCCTCATGAATATTAAAGAGCAGTGTTTTTGCTTATCAATAAGAAAtggaataatgaataataaggAGTCAGTGATTTGTGAACTTCAGttattaaatattcagttatGTATTGTAAGTATGATTGAGCCATGTGCCATTCTGacccttattttatttttgttgtgtgcaTTTAACACAGCTTATGACAACATTATAACCAGAATCTCTAATTGTTCTGAATAGTTCTGATGGCCATCTCAGATCATGCACTTTCTTCTGGTTAGCATTAGCTTTTTGCTATTAGCCAGTGATGGTTGTCAGGAAACAGATTTGCATCCGGGCTCTTGCTTAATGTGAAGGGAAGGCAGAGTGAAGCAGCAGTCTGGCTCTGTTACTTGGACAGCTGGACAGGAAGCAGaacgcccacccccccatccccccacccccctcccctccccattcacctcattattatttaatttacccCCCTCCACTCACCCCAGCACGACTCGGGGACAGAGTGCACCCCAGGGGAGTCCAAAAGCCAGGACCTGAAGGAGAGGGGGAACTACATCATGTACGCCAGGGCCACGTCCGGAGACAAGCTCAACAACAACAGGTTCTCCATCTGCAGCGTGCGCAACATCACCCAGGTGCTGGATAAGAAGAGGGGGAGCTGCTTCGTGGGTAAGTGCAGGACGCCGGAGACGCCCAGTTGGCAGAAGCACCCGGAGCGTGTCGTTTGTGCTGTCGTGAGCCGCGTCGTACAGTGATATTACAGTTATGTGCATACGTACTGTGTGAGGGTTGAAAGTGTGCTGTGCAATGGAGTCTGTTGACATCGAGCTTGTTGCCTAGTCATGAGTCACAGGATCTGAGTGAAGCAGTGTGAGGCGGAACCAACAGCTTTAGAAGTGGACTGGTGTGAAGTTGAGTTcacacttttgtgtgtgtgtgtgtgtgtgtatgtatgtctgtgtttgtgtgtgcgtgtgtgtgtacgtgtgtgtgtgtgcgtgtgtgtgtacgtgtgtgtgtgtgtgtatgtgtgtacgtgtgtgtgtgctctctcagaGTCCGGTCAGCCCATCTGTGGTAACGGCTTGGTGGAGGACGGGGAGCAGTGTGACTGCGGCTACAGTGACCAGTGCAGGGACCAGTGCTGCTTCGACGCCAACCAGGCAGACGGCAACAAGTGCAAGCTCAGGCCCAACAAACTGTGCAGGCAAGCAGCCGTGCTGCGTCCGGCCCACGTTCGCACATGGAGCAGGCATGTTCCGGCATGTTCCGCACAGGCACTGGCGTAACCGActctctccccccacacacagccccagcCAGGGCCCCTGCTGTACCAGGGACTGCGGCTTCAAGACCCGGAACGAGAAGTGCCGGGAGGAGTCGGAGTGCGCCCACCAGGGCATGTGCAACGGAGCCCAACCCCATTGCCCCTCCTCCGAGCCCAAAGCCAACTTCACAGCCTGCCACGGAGAGACGCAAGTCTGCCTCAATGGGGTGGGTGTTGTGTGTTATAtgggtgtgtttctgagtgtggggtttgggtgctgtgtgttataggggtgtgtttctgagtgtggggtttgggtgctgtgtgttatatgggtgtgtttctgagtgtggggtttgggtgctgtgtgttatatgggtgtgtttctgagtgtggggtttgggtgctgtgtgttataggggtgtgtttctgagtgtggggtgggtgctgtgtgttatagggtgtgtttctgagtgtgggtttgggtgctgtgtgttatatgggtgtgtttgtgagtgtggggtttgggtgctgtgtgttatatgggtgtgtttctgagtgtggggttgggtgctgtgtgttataggggtgtgtttctgagtgtggggtttgggtgctgtgtgtataggggtgtgtgttctgagtgtgGGGTTGGGTGCTGTGTGTATAGGGGTGTGTTTGAttggggttggggtgtgtgttATATGGTGATTCTCCAGCTATGGTGAGTCTTGATGAGGCTCATTTTCATAGGCTAGAACCTCTTAGTTCTCCTATTGTGTGTCTAAGGTCAGTAGACCTGGCTACATTCTGATACAGTGGTGGGGTAATCCAGGaaggtttgttttggtttgatttaattgctgtgtgtgtctgtgtgcgggtttgtgcctgtgtgcgtgtgtgtgggggcggaaGGCAGCAGGGATATTGATGTAATGAGAGTTTTGGAGACAGCTGTCCAAACCCCGGATGCGTATGggggtgtgagcgtgtgtgtgtgtgcgtgtgcgtgtggacaGATGGTGAGGATGTGTCAGGAGCAGGGCTGCAGCTTAcctcccgtgtgtgtgtgtgtgcgtgtgtgtacgtacgtgctTGGGTGAGtgcgtgcacacgcgtgtgcgtgtggcgtccacgtgtgtgtctgagtgactgTGCAGAGGGCGGTGGTGAACATGGTGTGTCGAGTACAGGTCACCCCTttatctttatctctctctctctctcctgacagGGCTGCTCTGGCTCCATCTGTGAGAAGTATGGTTTGGAGGTGTGCACCTGCGCCAGCTTGGATGGCAAGGATGAAACCGAGCTGTGCCACGTGTGCTGCATGGAGAGGAGTGAGTCTGACTACCCTCACTACACTACACCCCACACTACACCCCACACtacaccccacactgcaccccacactgcaccccacactacaccccacactgcaccttACACtacaccccacactgcaccccacactgcaccttACActacacctcacactgcaccccacactgcaccccacactgcaccttACACtacaccccacactgcaccccacactgcaccccacactgcaccttACACTACACCTCACActacacctcacactgcaccccacactgcaccttACACTACACCTCACACtacaccccacactgcaccttACACTACACACAATACACCTCACACTGCCCTTTCTGCGAACCTTGATTACTGAGAGTTCTACACTTACACCCCATCAGTGACGGTTTAACTCACGTGACAATTAATTCAACACTCAGCTACCCCACGGTGCGTTTACGTACTACATGCTCACACTGTAGCTCCCACTGTCCTGAGGACTGagagcacacatacacccacactactctcctcacactgcagctctcgGCTCCATCGTAGATATGTTGGAGTTGCACCTCCACTGTCAAGATAACCAGCTGTGCCACGTGCTGCATGAATGAGTCACtaccacacatacactcacctcactgcaccccacactgcccacactacactacactacacctCACACTacacccacactgcaccctCACATCACCTACACTACACCTCACACTCACCTACACTACCCCACACTGCACCTTACACTACACCTCACACTACACCTTACACTACACCTCACAATACACCTCACACtacaccccacactgcaccttACACTACACCTCACACtacaccccacactgcaccttACACTACACCTCACAATAAACCTTACACtacaccccacactgcaccccacactACACTTCACAATACACCTCACACTACACCTCACTATGTACCCCACGCTGCACCTGCCTCGTGGTCCTGCCGTCTTTCACACACAGGCTCGGACTCCAGATGGCCAAGATTCCTGTGTGATGAGGCATTTTCATGTGAAGCTGTGGGTTTCAAGTACCAGAGTAACACCTggttgttgcttttttaaacattgaacCCTTCCAAAAGGAAGCAGAGACATAGAGGAGCTTAAAGTAGGAGTACTGTGGTGAAAGATTTGTACAGACATATAGCTCCAAGTAAAAAGTACTctagagggaaagagagaatggTACAGTCTGTAATAAAagcaacaggaagtgagagcttgtttgagtgacagccctgtgtgtacctgtacccccccccctcccccccccccccccagtgaagcccaacacctgcagcagcacaggctcGGAGAAGTGGGCACAGTTCTTCAACAAGAAAGTCACCACCCTGCAGCCCGGGTCCCCCTGCAACGACTTTAAGGGCTACTGCGACGTGTTCATGAAGTGCCGTCTGGTGGACGCCGACGGGCCCCTGGCCAGGCTGAAGAAGGCCATCTTCAACCCCGAGCTCTACGAGAACATCGCAGAGTGGATAGTGGCAAGTGGCAAACCCCAAGCTTAAATGCAGATCCTCACCTAATCAGTACAGGCCTCCGATAGAATCTGTTGCCTCGGGTATTTTTATTggaatttgaaatgtgaaaatatctgTTTTTGGAAGTTGGCCATAATATCGGTTTAATTTTAGCCTTGTAACTTGTATGAACATTGTAATTTGTGGCATGAATATTATGCAGCTTCATATTACACTGTCTGTCCTCTATTTTAGATAAAGCTCTTCGTCCTTTGGGTTTTCAGTATTGAGgctctttctgtgtttttgtgtacgtgcgtgtgcgtgtgtgtgtgtgtgtgtgtgtttctgtttctgtgtgtgtgcgtgtgcatgtcacAGGCTCACTGGTGGGCAGTGCTGTTGATGGGCATCGCCCTCATCATGTTGATGGCCGGCTTCATTAAGATCTGCAGCGtccacacccccagcagcaaCCCCAAACTGCCTCCACCCAAACCCCTGCCTGGTGAGTGCAAACTGGGGAGGGAACCGTGGTGCTGAACTGTGTCTGAGGCTGCCTTCAGAAACCTGagttaaaggtgcagtatgtaagtttggagaagacagcgagagagagcttgattttgaaaaaacagGTAACGTGATTGACAGCTGGTTGGTAAGCCTCCTTGCAGAGAGCTATCCTGATTGTTTGTTAAGATTCAGGCGCAGTGAAATTTTGGGGCGGCTGGGTCTGGGGCAGTCCGAGAGACCAGATTTATTTCTTAGAGCTTATAATTTATGATATCTGACGCAATGTGAAGAAAATTtaccaaaaaaattatttaaacatacatactgcacctttaagtaTAATTTAAGATGGTGAAAAGGTAGGTGTTCTGTCATCTACTCTGCAGAAATACAGAAGGTGACCTTGTTCTAATTTAGAGTTAACCTGAGAAATGAACTAGGGAAAAGTGACTGAGGGAGTCTGATGATGAAGAGAGACTGAGATGAAGATATAGACAAAGAAAGTGGTCGATAAACACCATGAAAGAGAGACGAAGAGACTGGTGGAGAGCGGCGTCTGTCCCTGAAGGGCCCGTTAAAATGAAAAGGGTCTTAACATGGCCTCGCGTGTCAGGCTCTTAACCATAAATCACCGTGAGCCTGGACACAGTGAGGGACGAGCCAGCCAGCTTTTGGGATCTGagatactgaaaaaaaaaaaacaatggctgcCTTCTTCTTTCTGACAAACCGTGGTATGTGGAGGCAGCGATGCAAGCCAATGTCCATTGACCTTTTATATATAACGGTGATTAAACGTGCTACGACCAATCCGATTTCAGGATGCTGTAGGGAGATTAGCTCTTAAGGTAAAACAGGAAGTAGACTGGCGGGTGGTTGAAACTGTTGAAACCTTGATCCGAGCTGACGCGGTCGGAGAAAACCAGGGCCACGCGGCAGCGGGCAGAGCTGGTGTGGGTTTATCTGGCGCTGATGACGTCACTGTGCGAGCGTCCTCGAGTGACCTCGGCGTGTGTCCCCCCCGTCCTTAGGCACCCTGAAGAGGAGGAGACCCCAGCACACCAACCCCCAGCCGCAGCCCCAGCGCCACCACCGCCAGCCCAGAGAGAACTATCAGATGGGCCAGATGAGACGCTGAGGCCGGACTCTCTTTGCCTTGGTTCTTCCTAGTGCCTACAGTGGGAAAACTTCACTCCAAAGAATTACCTGTATCAGTCGTTGCCCAAatccccaaacccccaaccccccaacccccccacccaccaccgaACGCCAAACCCACCGGCCGTCTCGAACGAACCGCGGCCGAATTTAACCGGAGAAGGTGAGCAGAGAAAAGACAGAACGGAGCGGGCGGACGTCGCTGTTCTGAGACGGCAGCGGAGCCCGTGTCCGTCTCCCTTTCTCAGCGTCTCTCAGAGGAGCAGCCAGAGAAtcccggcggccattttaatgCAGTCTCAGCTTCTTCTCCCAAAACTTCCctacttttttccccttaattCTGGAAATGTCCAGTCTGCAGTGGTGTCCTCGTgggaccttttttttctttttacccccctcccctctaaaccccccctccccccactttaAAAGGGACGACGCTCTCCTGATTGTAACATCGTGACTCGCAGGTGACAGGGGGTTTTTGCTGCTGAGTAGGGCCAGGAAGAGAGACCACCTCCAAGTGGAAGAGACTTCACATTGCCAATGTAATTAACATTGtttaaaaacgaaaaaaagCGCTGGCTTTTTATTTCTAATGCATACGCGTACTTTCTGCGTGCAATTGTACAGATATCgcaatatagtttttttttcattgtatcataaaagaaaatggatcctttttttttttcttcttttttttcctgctgtttgATGAAGATGACTTACTGTTTTAATTGACACtctcaggatttaaaaaaaataaaaataaaaatacaaaaacaaaggaagggCCTGGAAGTGAGGGAGGGGCTGAGAATGTTCCGGGTGCTTTTTATAGCAGCTGCGAGTAAGGATGGCTTACCCTGTGGTGTTAACCAGCTGGCTTTCACATGGCATGCGCACATGTAACAGCTGTGAAAGTGTAAACTGCGTTGGCTGTTAAAATAACAGGGCATGCAAATAGATCGATGTTGGCTCATGtacaggggctgctgggtaacgggagggagggagagagggaggggcggaaggagggagggatgatGGGATGTATAGATGATTGAGGCATAGGTCCTTGGTgacattttaagaaataaacCTGAAAGATTGTCGAGACCCTAGATGTGGTAGTTTGATATTGTTTGCAAAGAGTACTGAGAAGCTTCTCTTCGACTTTGCGGTTTGCTGGTGAGAGCATGTAGGAACATAGGGATAGGTgcgatttttgtttttttacttcagaCTGCATATACTCATTTTCTCAACTGATATTTAATtgctccccaccccacccaacacctcACCATACCTTTGttactcaacaacaaaaaaccactAATCACAGCAGATGATGTGTCTGTTGATCAATCCCACTGTGATGAAGggatgagagagggaagaaagagaaTGGGAAGCCTTGTGTCCAGCAGAGGGGGTGCTCGCGTTGCACTTTCAAACGGTTTCAGCTCGTGAGGCTGCATCATATCCACCCAATCACACGATCCTGACTGGACACATGTGACTGGAGGACTAGAGAtttaggggggtggggattgACCAAAAGAGGTATTGCAAAAGAAAATGAGGCAACTGCCGATAGTCCTGTTCATAGACAGACTGACCATCTCCTCTCACAGGGTAGTATCTTGTAGAGTGGAAACATGACCATGCACCCACTGAAAGCGTTGTATGCTACAGTGAGTGGAATGCAGTTTTTAAGGACCAGCTACGCTGAATTTAAAagcattcttaaaaaaatgtaaaaaattccAGCGTTGAAATTCAGCGTAGTGTAATGCATAGTGGAGTACTTTACAAGATGATAATTTCCAGACAATGTTGTTTTACTGACTGAACCTCACTTAAAATCAGTTGCTTTTTATGATTgcgtttctctttctcttgtttttgtCGATGCagatattttgtatatataggAGATGTTATTGATGGAATGTAGAGTTGCTACCTGTGTTTTAACTGCAGTGAGAAGGGAGAGTCCctcagtgggtgtggcttagATGCATGTAGTGTTAGGTTTGAGACGGAACAAGGCAGCCAGTCAAAGTCCAGACCTTTCACCCTCCCACTCCCAGTCTCCCTAGTGACCTGTAGCTCTTTCCACTCATCCCAGATAGGCAATTAGTGGATTTTAGGTAGAAAATGTGGGTGAAACCAGAGGGCTTTCTCCCCCGAAACTAAGCAGCGGTGTTCTGCTCGCGATTGAAGATGTGAACTACGTGCCTGaatggagaggggagagagatactGCCCAGAAtattcccacccccccacaaatTGACCATATGCCTGCTCTGACCCAACAAAGAGTCAAAGGGAAAACCAGTCCTAGCGGGTGACAAATATCCACAATGATGTATCAATTTCTGATTGGCATGGTCTCAGGAGCTTTGGGTCAAAGTACGAAATAGctgctctgtcccccccccccaagtaaaAACACGCAAGGACCTGTGACTTAAGAGCTCAAACGGCTCCACAGACAGTTGAACTTTACTTCTGTTACTGCAAGACCCAGCTTGACCAAGAGGCAACCGGAGGAACCCTTCTCTTCTCCacatttttcagccattttgaatttttattgcGTTCTGTTCCTTTGATGCTCTACGACGTTACGCTCGTTTTAATACTGGGTTCAGTGCTTCTGAATCCTCAGGGAGTTCACCTGGAGGGGACACTTTGAAGGCATACTAAAGCCATGCAACTCCACAGGGCACTACCACCTGCATGGTTTCCTCATATCCCTGTACGGTAGTACATGGAGAGTTTGCTTTACTTTTGGAGataacagctgtttttataCATGTGTAatgtccgttttttttttttttttgtatttgaattccAGAGAATAATCGTTTCAAAGGCAAGTTCAGTTTaccaaattaaaaattcaaacagaatgaaaaatgtataaactaAAATCTCCTTTGGTTCtaattctgtatttctgttctgtattgTGCTGGTTGGAATGGGGTTCGTGCTGGATAATAAAGTAATGTTTTCATCACTTTCGTCATTAGTAAACCTCCTTTGAGTGTGGtagatttaatatttttcccATGTTTGTCCGTTTTTCCTGTGGTCAGTTCAGATTTAAAAGTGTGGAGGGTTGcctgaaattttaaattctgtttatgAAGCTCAGTAAAATTCTTTGAGAGAAATGTGCACTGAAATTCCCAGTTTGAGTTAAAATGTGGTAGGTGATGTAAGcagatgaaataatgaaaaaaaagtctaataCTACTGTCTGATTTTAACGTCCGCTGTGTTTTATACAGTatctacgtttttttttttttttttgtttgtttgtttttttgtttttgttcttgttgggTTCACTTTGGAAAATTTTTactaaaaaaatgcaaaaagtatTGTGCAAAggtatgtaattttttttgaagtacttgaaatgcattaataaaaatagaattgaTCAAAATAGTTTTGAAAAACTTTGTTCTCAGAGGTATGTATGTCTCCTTGAGATGgaatgttttggcttttttattACAGTGCATAAGGTTTGCTGCTGAAAAGTCACCTGGAAAGCCCATCTCAAAGTGAACCTACCTTAGTAGGACACGTTTCCTTTCACATGAGAGGAACCTGAAGCTCTGAGGTGACTCCTCACCTATCCCCTATTTAGAATCTCACTGGTGTGCGTAACTgggacatgcatacacacacacaaacactcacacacacattcacactcacattcactcacacacacactcacacaaacgcgcgcgcgcacacacacacgcctcttAGGTGTGCTGCACTCAGCAGTTGTTTTCACAGATGGCATTATAGCTCCAGCCCAGCTGAAGACATgccagaggaaaaaaatctgcaggattCTAACAGCATAGCCAGCTCTCAGGAGGAGGATCTCCTGCCTTTATTGCTGggttttttgctttgtgtataAATTTCAATGTTAATGATGCAGTAACCAAACATATAGGGTTTCTGAAAATGCTGGACTACctaaattttaatttatctgtttggggggggggggggtttctcaaTTATAATTAGACATCGGTGTGAATTATTGATGAGTGATATCTGTGGAAGCTTTTGTATTGACTAGTGATATCTGTGGAACTGCTTTCATTCCAGAtttataaagatttttttggaGAATTGAACTCCCAAGACAACCACAGATTTACCATGGCGGCTCCTGCTCATTACTCTGCCTatcttttcctgtttctcagcTGTGAAAAGTAATGCTGGTAACCCCTCTCTCCAAACGTCCACCCACTCTCAGCATCCAAGTAATGAActgcttttcttatttttgcaaaTCAACATGGCATCTTGTTTTGGCAGGCGAATGCTCTTATCTTATGCTACAGGGACCGCTCTCTACAGTTTTTACTCAAATGTTAAATAGGCCTCCTTGAGCACTGAATACATTTCACTGCTTGATTTGTATATCAAAAGctcttgcatttgtttttgtatcctGAATATCTATTCTGGCCAGATTCCTGAGAAAATTGTAATGCAGCAACGTGCAGATAGTGGTCAGAAAGAtggaaacatttgtaaaatggggCATACAGAGTATATCGAAAGCAGGTGCTTTCTCATAAGTGGTACCTGAGTTAATTACGCTAGTAACATCCCATCATGCTCAGTGTCATGAAACAAATACTGGGCAGGTTTGattgccaataattatggcttGTATGGCTATAATACAGTGATTCTGAAAGAGGGGTGATTGTTGGAACATGTTTGGCAGTGATTAATGCAGCCCAGCATTGTCATGTGTTATAAAAAAACTGTCTAATGTGCTGTCGGCTCGAAAGTCTGAGGGCAAGAtattctttggggggggggggggagggtgtacATACCTTCTATTGTTATTCCCTGACATTTCGGGAGTAAAAGTGTGATCCCaaataaaagcaatgaaatGGATGCTGGTGGTGTTAAATGGAGGGATAGATTTTTCCTCGATTTATGGCTTGTGTCCAAAATTAGTCTGCCACTGGCATTTGGAAGGGTTACTTTCTGGCCAAATATCAGCAAATGGTACAAAATATGAAAGCAGCGACCAAATAACTAACCGATAATCAGAAGGCTTGTCAACTGAGAAGATGGTCTCCGTTTATTCACTCTGACTCAGTTTACTGGTGGTGTACGTCATAACATGTCTGTCCTCTCAAAAGTGCAATATTGGCAGTAAAGTAGACAGATATGATTCTGTTGTGGAGTCTCTGTCAAAATAAGGCGTTGCTTCGAATTTTTGCGAACTGAAACTTTTCTTAATCTGGGATAAACTATATGAAGTTTCAGGCATTAAGACCTTCCAGCACTATCAGTGACGTACAGCTCAGGTCCCACCCAGATGGTTCTCTTTGGCTGAAAATAATCACGCTGTGAAATATCATAGGTCgcatttataaagcatttaGGAACATTACAGTGGAAAAACATGCGTAAACTACATACATTAAAaacgaaaaaggaaaaaaaaaaaaaaaaaccaatgacACAAAAAACGTTTAGTGGCCACAAattagaaatgtattgtcattgTCCCTAATGATGTAGGGCTAACAGCCATTGGGAAACGTACTTTATACCATATATAGTTAGTGTCTGTATTGaaagaaaacagttttcacGTTAGCTGTGTATTCGCTTCCTTTGTTGTTTCTGACGTCTCGCTTGGCAGCGCACAAATGTTATCTCCTGCGACGGTTGAAGATTAGTTTCATCGTTCGTCTTGGCACAAAATGACACCCTGCAAAATACAATTTTCGAAGagtcaatgcaatgcaatgtcaACATGGCAATGTCAATTTGTTTGTTAcgtttttaatttaatcttcaTTGGAAAAAGGATAGGCCTATTACTTTGTCCCGCCATTTATGGATCTGCAATGCGAATGGAAATATAAGTGTTAGCCTACTCTCGAATTTAAGTTGCAAATCCTTGTTATCAAAATAGACAATTTGTGCAATTGTAGAGGTTATTCACTAGAGGGTGCTAATGACATAAAAAACGTGATTGTTGGTATCTTAGCTCAGTCTATTTGCcaattgctcattttaaaagacGTGACACCATGAAAAATACGCTATAACCCTAAttgttttatataattatttcagGTTTTTAAATGGCTCTGtttcaaagtaaaatgtgaCACTTTTGTTCTTATG encodes:
- the LOC135255343 gene encoding disintegrin and metalloproteinase domain-containing protein 10-like isoform X2; its protein translation is MNLIDMVLIKLLFLFHCIRNADGVYGNPLTKYVQHYEGLSYDTDALHTKHQRAKRALSHEDKFVHLDFQAHGRYFNLRMKRDTTLFSQDFKVEMSGEEMHYDTSHIYTGELFGEQGSLSHGSIVDGKFEGFIQTRQGTFYVEPTERYLKDRDVPYHSIIYHEKDIVYPHKYGPEGGCADRSVFERMKKYQASAVEEPAKTNEVVVEEEEPSDGPVLLRKRRAAQVEKNTCQLFIQTDHLFFKYYGTREAVIAQISSHVKAIDSIYQTTDFQGIRNISFMVKRIRINTTSDERDKSNPFRFANIGVEKFLELNSEQNHDDYCLAYVFTDRDFDDGVLGLAWVGAAAGSSGGICEKSKLYSDGKKKSLNTGIITVQNYASHVPPKVSHITFAHEVGHNFGSPHDSGTECTPGESKSQDLKERGNYIMYARATSGDKLNNNRFSICSVRNITQVLDKKRGSCFVESGQPICGNGLVEDGEQCDCGYSDQCRDQCCFDANQADGNKCKLRPNKLCSPSQGPCCTRDCGFKTRNEKCREESECAHQGMCNGAQPHCPSSEPKANFTACHGETQVCLNGGCSGSICEKYGLEVCTCASLDGKDETELCHVCCMERMKPNTCSSTGSEKWAQFFNKKVTTLQPGSPCNDFKGYCDVFMKCRLVDADGPLARLKKAIFNPELYENIAEWIVAHWWAVLLMGIALIMLMAGFIKICSVHTPSSNPKLPPPKPLPGTLKRRRPQHTNPQPQPQRHHRQPRENYQMGQMRR
- the LOC135255343 gene encoding disintegrin and metalloproteinase domain-containing protein 10-like isoform X1, which gives rise to MNLIDMVLIKLLFLFHCIRNADGVYGNPLTKYVQHYEGLSYDTDALHTKHQRAKRALSHEDKFVHLDFQAHGRYFNLRMKRDTTLFSQDFKVEMSGEEMHYDTSHIYTGELFGEQGSLSHGSIVDGKFEGFIQTRQGTFYVEPTERYLKDRDVPYHSIIYHEKDIVYPHKYGPEGGCADRSVFERMKKYQASAVEEPAKETNEVVVEEEEPSDGPVLLRKRRAAQVEKNTCQLFIQTDHLFFKYYGTREAVIAQISSHVKAIDSIYQTTDFQGIRNISFMVKRIRINTTSDERDKSNPFRFANIGVEKFLELNSEQNHDDYCLAYVFTDRDFDDGVLGLAWVGAAAGSSGGICEKSKLYSDGKKKSLNTGIITVQNYASHVPPKVSHITFAHEVGHNFGSPHDSGTECTPGESKSQDLKERGNYIMYARATSGDKLNNNRFSICSVRNITQVLDKKRGSCFVESGQPICGNGLVEDGEQCDCGYSDQCRDQCCFDANQADGNKCKLRPNKLCSPSQGPCCTRDCGFKTRNEKCREESECAHQGMCNGAQPHCPSSEPKANFTACHGETQVCLNGGCSGSICEKYGLEVCTCASLDGKDETELCHVCCMERMKPNTCSSTGSEKWAQFFNKKVTTLQPGSPCNDFKGYCDVFMKCRLVDADGPLARLKKAIFNPELYENIAEWIVAHWWAVLLMGIALIMLMAGFIKICSVHTPSSNPKLPPPKPLPGTLKRRRPQHTNPQPQPQRHHRQPRENYQMGQMRR